In the genome of Arthrobacter alpinus, the window CCGGACAGGTGGACAAGGTGGGCGCCAACTACATCGAGCACCCTGCCCGGGTAGCAGAGCATGTGCGGCAGCTCTTCCCCGATGCCCCGGATGCGGCGATTGCAGTGGCGTGGCTCCACGACGTTGTGGAGGATACCGAGGTCACTTTCAGGGACTTGATCGTCTGGGGCTTCTCTCTTGACATTGTCACTGCCGTGGATGCCATGACCAAGCGCAATGGCGAACCTGTTGAGGAGTACTTTTCACGCGTCCGGGCAAACCGGTTGGCACGCATGGTCAAGGCCGCGGACTTGAAGGACAACACCGATCCCGTGCGCGTCGCCAAGTTGGATCCGGCCACCGCGGACCGCCTCCGGGCCAAGTACGCCAAGGCCGCGGAACTCCTCGCACTCGACTAGGCGGAAAGCAACAGTCCGCCCACGGCGTGCCAAGCTGTCGAGGGCGTACGAAATTCCATGTGCCCTCGACAGTTTGGCACGCCGTCAACGATTTTCTGATCCCCAGAGCCTGACCCACTCCATGCAACGTGGTTGCAACGTGGCCCGGCGTACGCTTCCAGACAAGGACGCTGATGTCCCCCACTGCGAAGGAGTTTAAACAATGGCTGTTTATGCGCAACCCGGAACCGACGGATCCAAGGTCACTTTCAAGAATCGTTATGAAAACTGGATTGGCGGCGAGTGGGTCGCCCCGGTCAAGGGTGAGTATTTTGAGAACGTCACTCCCGTCACCGGCAAGGTCTTCTGTGAGGTGGCCCGCGGCACCGCCGAAGACATTGAACTGGCATTGGACGCCGCGCACAAGGTGGCCCCGAGCTGGGGCAAGACCTCCGCAACGGAACGCGCAGCAATCCTGAACAAGATCGCGGACCGCATCGATGAGAACGTAGAACTCCTCGCCGTCGCCGAGACGTGGGACAACGGCAAGGCCGTCCGCGAAACCCTCAACGCCGACATCCCGCTCGCGGCAGACCACTTCCGCTACTTCGCCTCCGTGGTCCGCGCCCAGGAAGGCAGCCTCACCCAGATCGACGACGACACCACTGCCTACCACTATCACGAGCCCCTCGGCGTAGTGGGCCAGATCATTCCATGGAACTTCCCCATCCTGATGGCCGTGTGGAAGTTGGCGCCGGCACTTGCTGCGGGCAACGCCGTCGTCCTTAAACCAGCGGAACAGACGCCCGCCTCCATCCTGGTTCTCATGGAACTCATCTCCGACATCCTGCCGGCCGGCGTCATCAACGTGGTCAACGGCTTCGGCGTGGAAGCCGGCAAGCCGCTGGCCTCCAGCAAGCGCATCCGCAAGATCGCATTCACGGGTGAGACCACCACGGGCCGCCTCATCAGCCAGTACGCGAGCCAGAACCTGATTCCGGTGACGTTGGAGCTCGGGGGCAAGAGCCCCAACATCTTCTTCGAAGACGTCATGGACAAGAACGATGCCTTCTACGACAAAGCACTGGAGGGCTTCACGCTCTACGCCTTCAACCAGGGCGAGGTCTGTACCTGCCCCTCACGTGCACTCGTCCAGGAATCCATGTACGAGAAGTTCATGGCCGACGCCGTGGCCCGCACCGAAGCCATCATCCAGGGCAACCCGCTGGACACGGACACCCAAATTGGGGCGCAGGCTTCAAATGACCAGATGGAAAAGATCCTGTCCTACATGGACATCGGCAAGCAGGAGGGAGCCAAGCTGCTCACCGGCGGCGAGCGCAACTTCCTCCCCGGGGATCTGGCCGGCGGCTACTACGTCAAGCCCACCATCTTCGAGGGCACCAATGACATGCGCATCTTCCAGGAGGAGATCTTTGGCCCCGTGCTCGCGGTGACCAAGTTCAGCGACTACGCCGACGCCCTGCACATCGCCAACGACACCCTCTACGGCCTCGGCGCCGGTGTGTGGTCCCGCAATGGCAACGTCGCTTATCGGGCGGGCCGCGAGATCCAGGCCGGGCGCGTGTGGGTCAACAACTACCACGCCTATCCCGCGGGTGCTGCGTTTGGCGGCTACAAGTCCTCGGGCATTGGCCGCGAAA includes:
- a CDS encoding HD domain-containing protein — encoded protein: MGQTVDVIAIAADVAGTAHAGQVDKVGANYIEHPARVAEHVRQLFPDAPDAAIAVAWLHDVVEDTEVTFRDLIVWGFSLDIVTAVDAMTKRNGEPVEEYFSRVRANRLARMVKAADLKDNTDPVRVAKLDPATADRLRAKYAKAAELLALD
- the exaC gene encoding acetaldehyde dehydrogenase ExaC: MAVYAQPGTDGSKVTFKNRYENWIGGEWVAPVKGEYFENVTPVTGKVFCEVARGTAEDIELALDAAHKVAPSWGKTSATERAAILNKIADRIDENVELLAVAETWDNGKAVRETLNADIPLAADHFRYFASVVRAQEGSLTQIDDDTTAYHYHEPLGVVGQIIPWNFPILMAVWKLAPALAAGNAVVLKPAEQTPASILVLMELISDILPAGVINVVNGFGVEAGKPLASSKRIRKIAFTGETTTGRLISQYASQNLIPVTLELGGKSPNIFFEDVMDKNDAFYDKALEGFTLYAFNQGEVCTCPSRALVQESMYEKFMADAVARTEAIIQGNPLDTDTQIGAQASNDQMEKILSYMDIGKQEGAKLLTGGERNFLPGDLAGGYYVKPTIFEGTNDMRIFQEEIFGPVLAVTKFSDYADALHIANDTLYGLGAGVWSRNGNVAYRAGREIQAGRVWVNNYHAYPAGAAFGGYKSSGIGRENHAMMLDHYQQTKNLLVSYSEDKLGFF